A stretch of Acidobacteriota bacterium DNA encodes these proteins:
- a CDS encoding DnaJ domain-containing protein has product MSILHHYQVLNLTPHASRKEVEEAYHDLLRIWDPERFPTDKTLREEVAKRRKEIETAYQAILAWEQGKDGLNTDEASISAQPFSAEDVKGEIKGEEEEKKSTLMTILSVVGELALTVGYFFLLARFFLIFLILYILAAIIVVPKDLR; this is encoded by the coding sequence ATGAGCATTCTCCACCATTATCAGGTTCTAAACCTCACCCCCCACGCCTCGAGGAAGGAGGTCGAAGAGGCATATCATGACCTACTACGGATCTGGGACCCGGAGCGATTCCCCACCGATAAAACCTTAAGGGAGGAGGTAGCCAAAAGGAGAAAGGAGATAGAAACCGCCTACCAGGCGATACTGGCTTGGGAACAGGGGAAAGATGGATTAAATACGGACGAAGCCTCCATCTCTGCTCAACCCTTCTCGGCGGAGGATGTAAAAGGAGAAATAAAGGGGGAGGAGGAAGAGAAAAAATCCACTTTGATGACAATCCTAAGCGTAGTTGGCGAGTTGGCTTTGACAGTGGGATACTTCTTCCTCCTGGCACGCTTCTTTCTTATCTTCCTCATCTTATACATCTTAGCAGCCATTA